Sequence from the Cololabis saira isolate AMF1-May2022 chromosome 9, fColSai1.1, whole genome shotgun sequence genome:
tacggagtcatggcaACTATGGACCAGATAAGAGACTTATCCCATTGTAAGGATGATGGCCTTAGAAAATCGTGCTGCATTGGACTACTTACTAGCCTCTCAAGGGGGAATTTGTGCTGGcattaaaactgaatattgTAAATTTATACCTGACCACAATGCTACCGTCCAAGAAATAACAGAAAGAAGCACTTCAAAGATATTGCCAAAACATTACATACTCCTGTCACCAATAGTTTGTTTGACTGGTTTAAAGAACAGATAGGACACATTGGTTACTTGATTTTTGAATTTGCTTTGCTTGGGTTTGGATTCCTAACTGTTATTTGGCTTCTGATCACATGTCTAaggttcactttcaaaatatgtaTCACTCAAACTACTACTAAAATTATGTACTCCACTGTAACTCAACCTGTTCCATCAGTGGAGGAGGAAAATTCAgactttctgttcaaaattgGGATTGACCGTAATTAAATGACATCcaacaacaacacaaaaaaaaaagaaaatctgaataTTGTTGAGAGATTGTCACACCATTGTGACGTGAagctccagcttcctaccccctgcagggctcACACCTTTTGAACTGGCCTCAccacagacttgaaccacgggaatgccatatgaccGAGTTCCTCACTAATTGATATAAACTAATTTGCCACAGACTTGAATAACGAGAACACCCTATCGGGTAATTTACAACTTACTGACATTCAGACCAAATGCCCAataacggcatttggccacggatcacatctgactgtaaatctCCTTTTGTCTGTCAACTTTGGTTTGTTCATTCCTGCCTTTTTgcgctttgaacttactgtataaaagtcatgATTTCAAACCATTCATGGTCAGCACACCGACCCAGACACGCTctgcgtaggtctgctcaccgccggctactgaataaaactcactacaccacagcggacttctgaactggattttatattattcttcaacagTGCGAGTGCCGGATCaacactgcttgcagctttaattattattattattattattagggcctgagcactacAGTGCGAGGagcctattgtatctgtagtttTTATTGTATCTGAGTCAGTAGTTGTTGGGTCCTACATGAAACCAGGTGAACTTTGCTCCTCTGGCCTCTAGAGGGCAGTGTCAGATATGAAGCATCAGTGAGGAGATCAAGTGTCTTCCCTCTGAACTTCTGCATCTACTTTCTGCAGCAGCCATCAAGCTGCAACACTGACTCTCTTGTATGacgtctttctctctttctgctgCTCCGTCTATTTCCAACCTTCTTCATCAATCACTCCTCTCTTCCTAGTTCTCACTTGTCTCTTTTTGTCAGTTTGGCTTTTATTctgtattataatattaatccTCTATTTCTCTGATTCTTGGGATTGTTGCTGCGTTGGCTTTACGTGCTACACGTGTTTCTTTAACTTCAACAAAACGTGTTCAGCTGTTATCAATAAAATGACCATTTAAATAGAAACCTGTGTCTCCCTGTTTTTACAGACTCATTAAACTGAAGTCAGTTCACTtcattaatgttttattttccccaaaaaGAAATTACATGCAGTGTATTATATCAGGATATCAAATGATTAAAATAAATCATGATCATGTTTGATTACCAGGTTAATACAGATGTTAGAttgaaagaaacttaaacaaaatcaatgttTCACATATGAAGGTTTTATGAACCACAGTTAAGaatgataaaataaacataCATGATACATTTAACAGTTTAAAAAGATATGAAGCAACAATTACAAAACATTTGCTCACATGAAAACCAGCTGTGCTTTTAGACGCTTGAACAGTTTTTCATGTTTTAGTATCTTTAAGTTGCAGTTTGTTTAAAAACTCTAATCTTTGGACTGAAACTTGAGGAGTAACTTATAAACTCTGACATTTGAAcacttattcaattcaattcaattttatttatatagcgtctaatacaacatagttgtctccaggatctttccagaaccagaacatgaacataaacataaacataatcccccaagcaattattaatcattggcaggtaaaaactcccatagtgggagaaaagccttaaaccaaacagtggcaagaaaaactcccctttaggaaggaagaaacctgggggggcaggcaggtggaagcagcagcgtgaTGACCAGAGGGCTTCCCGCTGTTGATCACCTTACAACATTTAATCAGAAATATGTTGTTTAATACCGATTTTTCATTTGACTTTTACTCTTTTATGTTATAAAATCAGCAGGTTAATTAAAGATTCAGATTTAGGAACATGGTggatttttatttcatatttttaactggttactgcatttatttaaacagtaaagtttgaaagtaaaacataaaatgtcaTCCCAGTGATTCCAGCACATTTATAACATGAATACAAACTTGGATAAAATGAATAACAACTTTAAAAACCTTTATATTTTGGTATCTTATTCAACGGTGAACAAATACGCTGAATGTtttacaataatatttaaatgtgTCGTATTTTCAACGTTTCGAGATTCGTTTGTTTTTGTATATGTGaacttttcacttaaaataatccTGATCTTGGAAAAGTTATTCCATCAAAACATTAAAGacacataaatatattttctttatcTCAGGTTAATCTATTCTTTGTCTGACAGATTCTGATCTCAGAAGTTTTTGCATCACCAGATTCTACAACACAGAAATAAGGGAAGAGTTTCTCAGTGAAAGTGTATTTGTGAGTGCAGATGTCTTTCATGTCTTCAGCGTTGTAGAAGGAAACCGTCCCCCCGTCATAGTCCAGCTGGACTCTGATCCTCCGGAGACTCGTCTTCATCGTGACGATCTCACCATCACCATTGGTGTATTTTCCATCATAATGCCGTAAACACCAGAATCCATACTTAGGTGAAGGAGAGAGTATCTCTCCCGTCCTGTCAACTGAGTCTTTAACCAAACCAACCTCCCAGTCAGGATAATCTCCCACCTGCACCTCCCAGCTGAGTTTCCCTGAGGTCAAACCCTTGGAACCAAAAACATTGGCATACTTGACATTTCTCTCTGGATTATGAGGAAGCTGCTGCCATGTATCTCCACGTTTCACACTGGTCAGATCAGCAGACAGATGGAGACAGGGGTGTGCAGTGTTTGGGTCCAGAACCACCGGGCTGAAGTGGACCTGGTCCCCCATCTTCTCCCAGACTCTGAAGGCCAGGTTTCCCAGGTGTTTGGCCTCGTCTACCAGAGCTCCTGAGAGCAGCCGTGGATCTGACACTGAGCTCTGCTCTCTGGCTCTGTCCCGAGTGGGTTTGTACCTGCTGAGGAACGACATgttgtctttctgcagctcTTCTTCAACAGCAGAGATGCTGTCTGACAGAGAGGAGATCTGCTCCTGGATCTTCTTCCTCTCCCCGCTGATTCTCCTCCCcttctgctcctcttcctccctcagaGCTGCCAATctggactcctcttcctccttcaggaactgctggagtttgtTGAACTCTGCTCTGATCTGCTTCTCTGTGGACAGCAGCTGCTTCTTGGAGTGTTGAACCACATCTTTATATGTTTCCTCCACTCGTTTGTATTTGTTCCTCTTGTCCTGCAGAGACTTTAAGTCAGatttcagcagctccttcagctcacCGACTGCTTCTTCTACAGGAACCACTTTGTGGTTCTGGTGCAGAGAAAACTCACAGACAGGACACACAGCTCTCTGTTCGTCTCTACAGAACAGTGGAGTTGTTCCTCGGTGTTTCTTACAAACCTCCtccatcttttcttctttttcagtctcagacgatccacctgtctgtgtttcAGCAAAAGAGTCGGCAAGTTCCTTCAGTGAAAAGCTCACAACAAGATCTttagaagattttattttacaggTGGGACAGTTTCTGTCTTTAGTTTGTTCCCAGAACTTTTTCAGGCAGCTTGAACAGAAGTTGTGGCTGCAGCTCAGAGACACCGGATCTTTGAAAGTCTCAGGAAGCTCGGGAAATCTTTAAGAGTTTTTTCATCCATTTCTTCAAATCATTGAAGTATCTTTCACTCGGTAGACTCACCAGTTAAATGTCCCTCTGAATCACAGATTTTTCCTCTCTGCTTCAGGTTTTTAGTTCACAACCTCCACCTGAAATGACGGCTCAGCTCCGTTTAGTTACAAAAATGAACTTTGAGTTTCCACTTCACCTTCCAAAGGTCAACACAGATACAGATTCTTATCAGCGGGACGATGTTAGTTAATGATTCAGATCTAAGCTATGAAGGATGTACTCTTGTGTtgtcttgttttattgtttttttcttttcttaaacattaaacacaaacatttcataaaataatttaCATTCTACATGttttacattcaattcaattttatttatatagcgtctattacaatagaAGTTGTctcttgtttgtatttgttcctcttgtcctgcagagactttggcccaatcccaattcaacttcactcgcccttcttttctccactcgcccttcttttcttccctaacccctaaaaaagaagggggagattttagggcacttgagatctagtcaaggggatcgggcctcccctggccggggggtgcatgggcgggcgcggcggcggggtggcaccattcacaggtgtctgtcttatgttgtcagtatgaatgggaggatgttggaccgtttccccctccgtctgggggctccggcggcgccgggggcgcccgtggaggtacggtggggccctggcccggctcggagggccggcccccatctactggatggccggtgggggggcgcaggtgtcttatcagggccggctttgctggtcctgcctcctggcttcggcctccgctccccctctttccccccctacacgattcatctcacataggcgaagggcggggggtccgggtcgtggggggcactgtcccgcgtggcccggcactccccgcctcacggttttaacagcaaaatagacactgcacattcaacacttaataaatacatctgacaaggacacgtagttcgggagggggggggggtcggtgtcaaatcgatacttggccctccccctccctgtttttatggcattaatcacatgcactcaacaccaggggcgggacgggggcccacatcacccgcgttccctcaccggcctgggataggtgggtcgggatacccaggcccggcggggctcgccgtgcagcctggggtgccttctggcggtgctggacccccccggggagggggaaacggtgcgtgattgtgtgtctgtgtcggtgagaaacagacaaacataaaaagtccAGGTTCGAGTTACTTAATAGATGATGAACTTGGTCACACTTGGGCAAAATACTTCTAATATTTAAATGTCCACCAAGTAGACCTCTTGGCTTATATTGTGGGTCCCAGATTACCTTGGCTTGGTTAAGGGTGCTGTGTAGATTTGCAGATCGTTGTTTTTTGAACACAGGGTTTCTGGGGCATAACCCACTCCTGGACTCACCTATCGCTGCACTGCTGAGGGAGCCTGAATGAGCTGCTGGCAGTGGTGGAGGTCCCGCTGGCATCGATGTCAAGCCAGCCAGTGGTGGTGGAGGTCCagctagcagaggtggaggcccagccagtggTGGTGGAGGTCCagctagcagaggtggaggcccagccagtggTGGTGGAGGTCCagctagcagaggtggaggcccagccagtggTGGTGGAGGTCCagctagcagaggtggaggcccagccagtggTGGTGGAGGTCCAGCTAGCTGAGGTGGAGGTCCAGCTAGCTGAGGTGGAGGtccaggcagcagaggtggaggtccagctagctgaggtggaggtccagctagcagaggtggaggcccagccagtggTGGTGGAGGTCCAGCTAgctgaggtggaggcccaggcagcagaggtggaggcccaggcagcagaggtggaggtccaggcagcagaggtggaggcccagctagcTGAGGTGGAGGTCCAGCTAgctgaggtggaggcccaggcagcagaggtggaggcccaggcagcagaggtggaggcccaggcagcagaggtggaggcccagccagtggtggtggaggcccaggcagcagaggtggaggcccagctagctgaggtggaggcccagctagcagaggtggaggcccagctagcagaggtggaggcccagctagcagaggtggaggcccagctagcagaggtggaggcccaggcagcagaggtggaggcccagctagcagaggtggaggcccagctagcagaggtggaggcccagctagcagaggtggaggcccagccagcggtggtggaggcccagccagcggtggtggaggcccagccagcggtggtggaggcccaggcagcagaggtggaggcccagctagctgaggtggaggcccagctagcagaggtggaggcccagctagcagaggtggaggcccagctagcagaggtggaggcccagctagcagaggtggaggcccaggcagcagaggtggaggcccagctagcagaggtggaggcccagctagcagaggtggaggcccagctagcagaggtggaggcccagccagcggtggtggaggcccagccagcggtggtggaggcccagccagcggtggtggaggcccaggcagcTGGTATGGTGAAAGCCCAGCTGGTGAAGACCCGGGTGGCTGTGGTGGGGACCTGGCCTGGTGTGGTAGAAGCCCAGCTAGCTGTGGTGGAAGCCCAGCTGGTGGTGGTAGGAGCCTGACCTGGTGTGGTGGTAGCCCAGTTAGCACTGGTGGTAGCCCAGCTAGCAGTGGTGGAAGCCCAGTCAGTAGTGGTTGGGGCTTGGCTGTCCATGGCAGGGACCCGGCCTGGTGTGATGGTAGCCCAGCTGGTAATGGTGGGAGCCTGGCCTGGTATGGTGGTATCCATAGCagtgaaggaggcccagctagtGGTGGTTGAAGCCCAGCCTGGCATGGTGACAAGGCTACCTGTGGTAGTAGCCCAGCTAGCTCTGGTTGTGGCCTAGTTAGCCCATCCAAAAAATCAGAACCAAGGAACTCAGGCCCAGGATTTACTTCAATATCACCAGCCAGGAGCAGTATCATCAAGAGATGAACAATTCCCATAAAGGAACTAGTTGTTAAGGAGTGTTCATCTTTACCTGGGGGTGGCTTAGCATGGCCACAGTCCAGTACTCTTGTGTATAGAGCATGTTGGCTCCACTTGGCTTGCGGCAGGGCCAAATCATTCCTTTTTCTTGGACAGGTCAAAGTCAGAAGAAGATATAAAGTCACAAAGATGATAAACAGACCTGTTGATGGCAAAATCTGAGGTCCTTTTTTGTATTTACATGATTTTTTGCGCAAACCCACAGGACCTGCCAAACTGTGTGGCTGCTCCtcggcggccattttgaaaaatggccgccacacacacacacacacacacatagccacttagtcacatgcatatacacaaacatacacagccacacaaacatacacacacacacacacacacacacacacacacacacacacacacacacacacacacacacacacacacacgcatgatcataaaCGGGACCCATAAATCCCATAAACGGGACCGGAGACGAGAAAGTGGATTCGGTAGCCACcgcttctttattttcttctccaCACTCAAAACAGGAACAGGATGAACTACGTCACAGCCGTACGGCAACTCAGGCAGGGTAAAATACTCCCCCTCCTTCAATAACACAATCCCCTTTTGAGCCAACACTAAACAGTTTGCTACATACGTCCCCCCCTCACTGAGAAACGTCCCTGTTTCACTATACTCAAACCAGTGagcaaaccaaacaaacaaaaataaacaaaaataaacaaacaacccACACAATGCAGCCACTCCCAGCGCATTCAAACCCGAGCAGAACTCGACAAggctagaaaaaaaacaaaaaaaaacaaaaacaaaacaaaaacaacctccCCAACATGTCCGGCATCCCATAAGGCACAAAAGTTGGACCCACAAACAACATTACTTCACatttttttctatctttttttcCTGGGCTAGAACACCGGAACCTCAGAACATGACAAAGTCCCGAAGCCTGAGGGACAGGCGATGCCCCCACGGCAGGAGGACTCCCAAAGGTGGGAGGGGAGGCAGGCGCAGCTTGTGCAGGCAGAGGTAAGGTATACGGCTTCAGCCTGTCATGATGAACCACCTGGGCTCGCTCCAACAAGTCCATCGGATTACTGATGCGGTATGTTAGGGCTGCCTCTCCACCAGAGACCAGCACCTGCACGATTCTGTATGGACCCTTCCAGTGCGGCACCAGCTTAGTACGGCTCTCCGTTGGGTTATTCAACCACACCAGTTTGCCCACTCCATAGGCCCGGTGGCAGCTCTTCTTATCATAATACAGTTTCTGTCTCTCATGAGCCTCCACTGCATTAAGCCGGGCCGCACTGAAAGCCAACTCCAGCCGCTCTACCAATGACGAAATGTAGTCCAACAAGAGCCCAGAGCCCCGGCATTCCAGGACACTAGAGGGCACCAGCACATCAGCAGGCACTCGGGCCTTGCGCCCGTGCATGAGGTAGAAGGGGGTGAACTGGGTGCTGGCGTGTTTGGACGTGTTATATGCACGTGTCCCACTCACCCCCGTGGGAAATCAACATCTTAGCCAGCTGGTCAATCAGAGTCCTGTTATGACGCTCCACCATGCCATCGGACTTGGGGTTATAGGCAGTGGTACGCGTCTTCTTTATACCAAGCAGCTGGCAGAGTCTCTGGATTACCCCCGCCTCGAATTGGCGACCCTGGTCGCTATGCAGGACTTCTGGCACCCCGTGCACCAGCACATAGTCCTCAAACAGGCAGTGAGCCACAGTGTGTGCCGTCTGGTTTGACAGAGCGTACAGCGCCACGAACTTGGTGAAGTAGTCCTCCACCACCAGGACGTATCGACTCCCCCTGGAAGTCAAGGGCAGCTCCAACATGTCCATAGCCACCCTCTGAAGGGGGCGGCCAACCCGGGACCCCCCCATAGGAGCCCTCGGTCCCGGGACTGGGCACCTGCGGGTCTGACACGCCCTGCATTGTTCACAACACTGCCTTATATCTCTCAGCATGAAGGGCCAGTAGTAGGATTGGCGGGCCCTGTCCCACACACGttcggcagaaaaatgtgtaGCGGCCGGCCCCCCATGCAACCGCCGCAGCAGCTCTGGCACTATGGATGCGGGAACCACCACCTGAATTTGTGGCTCTCCCGTGGACGCAGGCAGTGTGGTGCGACATAACAGTCCGTTCGTCACAGACAGACGGTGAAACTCAGTCCATAACTTCCTCAAACTGGGGGAAGATCCCCTGGGAAGTCTACGAGGCCTCCTGGCCACGCCCTGTTCCAGCCACGCCAGCACGGCAGCAATGTCAGAGTCCTCACGCTGTAACGACTGCAACTCCGCCTCCGTACCGCAGAGGGAATCGGCCAGGACTAGATCCACCTGCGCTCCATCAGCCGATGGCCCGCCGTCTGCTGCCCCCACGGAGGCCACGGTGTGCGGCCCCACCGATGAGAGATCCGGCTCGGCAGGATCAGAGGGTGCTGGTCTACGGGACAGTGCATCAGCATTCTTATGGCGGGCGCCGTCCTTGTGCACCATGACCCAATCAAACGGATCAAGCTCCAACACCCACCTACTCCTCCGTCCGGTGGGGTCACCATCAATGGCCATATGTCTAAGGCCCAGCAGGGGGCGATGGTCATTTATGATGGAGAATGCAGACAGTCCCACATAGTGCTTAAATTCATGCACGGCCCACACCACAGCCCACAGTTCTCTATCAAAGGTGGACCACCTTTTCTGGGCGTGGGTGAGGGCCTGGCTGATGTAGGCTATCACCCTCTCCAGACCACCATCATCCTGCGCCAGCACCGCCCCAACGGCATCTTTAGAGGTGTCGGTGTACACCTTGAAGGGAAGTGCAAAGTTCGGCAGCGTAACCACCGGTGACGAGGTTAGTACTTGTTTGAGGTAAGAGAATGCAGCCTCGCACTCACCCGACCACTCGAAAGGCACGTTCTTCCCCGCCAGCCGGTTcagaggagctgcatgctgagaGAAATCCCGCACAAACCTCCTATTAGGAGCATAACCCCACAAAGGCTCTCACTTCCGAGGGAGTGCGGGGGGTCGGCCATGTTCTCAGCTTATCAGTGTTCCTTGGGTCTGGTAGAAGGCCCCCCCTGGAGACCACATGATCCAGGAACACTACGTGGTCTCGGGCAAAGTGGCACTTCCTTGGGTTCAGCTTTAAGCCTGCTGACTGGATTCTGGACAGGACCTCCTCCAGGTGCAGTAGGTGGTCTTCGAACGTTCGGCTGTAGATCAGTATATCGCCCAAATACACCATACAGATGTGCCACGGCAGGCCCCTCAGGATGAGCTCCATCATGCGCTGAAATGTGGCGGGAGAGTTAGTCAGGCCCATAGGCATGGCTCGCCACTGATACAAGCCTCTGCCGGTAGTGAAGGCCGTCTTCTCTCGGTCCTCCTCAGCTACCTCGACCTGCCAGTAGCCATTCGAAAAGTCAAGTGTGCTGAACCAGACCGACCCAGCTAGTGCATCAAGGCTGTCATCCACCCATGGGAGGGGGTGGGAATCCTTAATGGTCACAGCATTGAGGCGGCGGTAATCGATGCAGAACCTCCACTGCCCCCCTTTCTTCCTCACCAGCACTACCGGGgatgcccagggactacagctCTCCTCCACCACTCCGTCAGCCAGCAGCTCCCTCACCTGACGCTCGATCTCCGCGCACTTCTCAGGTGATGCGCGATACGCGCGCTGCTTGACGGGGTGATGACCTCCAGTTCTGAtgtgatgtttaacctgtgtgcACTTGCCTGTGTTCTTGCCCGACAGGTTGAAAACATCAGTGAACTTCCG
This genomic interval carries:
- the LOC133450837 gene encoding nuclear factor 7, brain-like, translating into MEEVCKKHRGTTPLFCRDEQRAVCPVCEFSLHQNHKVVPVEEAVGELKELLKSDLKSLQDKRNKYKRVEETYKDVVQHSKKQLLSTEKQIRAEFNKLQQFLKEEEESRLAALREEEEQKGRRISGERKKIQEQISSLSDSISAVEEELQKDNMSFLSRYKPTRDRAREQSSVSDPRLLSGALVDEAKHLGNLAFRVWEKMGDQVHFSPVVLDPNTAHPCLHLSADLTSVKRGDTWQQLPHNPERNVKYANVFGSKGLTSGKLSWEVQVGDYPDWEVGLVKDSVDRTGEILSPSPKYGFWCLRHYDGKYTNGDGEIVTMKTSLRRIRVQLDYDGGTVSFYNAEDMKDICTHKYTFTEKLFPYFCVVESGDAKTSEIRICQTKNRLT